Proteins encoded together in one Bactrocera neohumeralis isolate Rockhampton chromosome 4, APGP_CSIRO_Bneo_wtdbg2-racon-allhic-juicebox.fasta_v2, whole genome shotgun sequence window:
- the LOC126756594 gene encoding uncharacterized protein LOC126756594 → MELAEQIDDSAFCTMNDEDPTRVMDTFNSSPDVTIANGGLISSIAWRRMLTLASNHLLTIFSIEKPPDFVSVVNRSFVNFNKANWDGFTEFTESTFNALPIPTDVCVGERRFRKVIAAATARFIPAEAAVLANERDTLRRADPGNPRIRDLNLEIRRMVNQHKR, encoded by the coding sequence atggagctggcggaacagattgacgattcggcattctgcacaatgaatgacgaagaccccaccagagttatggaTACCTTTAATAGCTCGCCCGATGTTACCATTGCTAATGGTGGTCTCATAAGTAGCATAGCCTGGCGACgtatgctaactctcgcatcaaaCCATTTGCTCACAATTTtctcgatcgagaaacctcccgattttgtttctgttgtCAACCGCTCCTtcgttaactttaacaaagctaactgggacggcttcacagaatttactgagagcacctttaacgctctacccattcctacggacgtatgcgttggcgaacgtcgattccgcaaggtgatcgcagcagctaccgctcgcttcatcccggccgaagcagccgttttagctaatgagcgcgacactTTACGCCGTGCCGATCCCGGGaatccccgaataagggatctcaatttggagattcggcgtatggtaaatcaacataagcgg
- the LOC126756600 gene encoding ejaculatory bulb-specific protein 3, with the protein MKAAIIFLIVVAIQYGAAQKQYTNKFDNVDVDGVLSNNRILTNYIKCLMDKGPCTPEGRELKKLLPDALQTDCSKCTDTQRKNSQKVINFLRVNRPGEWKLLLDKYDSRGVYRSKYEKQG; encoded by the exons atgAAGGCAGCCATAATATTCTTGATAGTTGTTGCGATTCAGTATGGAGCAGCGCAAAAGcagtacacaaataaatttgataacGTCGATGTGGATGGTGTTTTGTCCAATAATCGTATTCTAACTAACTACATTAAATGTCTTATGGATAAAGGTCCTTGCACTCCAGAAGGTCGCGAGTTAAAAA AATTACTACCTGATGCCCTACAGACGGATTGCTCAAAATGTACGGATACCCaaagaaaaaattcacaaaaggtAATAAATTTCCTTCGTGTGAACCGTCCAGGCGAGTGGAAATTGTTACTAGACAAATACGACTCTAGAGGCGTTTACAGATCTAAGTATGAGAAACAAGGTTAA